CAGGGCTGATCATTCATTTAAATCATTTGAACTATTCAAGAAATGCTAAATTGATACTAAGACGTGACACGATTACCTTCATTAATCGGGCAGAAGAGATCACTCTAAAAACTTTCGAAGTAATTAAAGTAGTCCTTCATCAAAGTCCGTCAGGTTCCAGGCTTCCCTGGTGGAATTTCAGTTGGTTCGAACTGATTGACAAGGAAGGTCAAAGCATTAAAGTGAGTTGTTACTTTTTGGAAATAGGTGAATTTTGGCAAGATACACTTAGTCACCGTGTTGATTCTAACAATTTTGTCCGGAAAGAAGTATTTTTTCCGTTGATGAAATAGACCGATTTGTTTTTCGACCTTTCCTTTTAAGATCTCCCGGGATTCTGTTACGAAATACCGGAATACGGTTAGGAAGAGCTGTACCTCCTTGTCGACTTTTGTATTTCAAATAAGAAATATAATAAGCAATGAAAAAAGTATTGATTACAGGAGCAAACAAGGGAATTGGTTTCGAAATGGCCCGGCAATTGGCTCGAAAAGGGTATTACATTTATATGGGAACCCGGGATCTCAAAAATGGATCGGAAGCCGTGAAAAAACTTCAGGAAGAAGGAATAAACAGTGTGGAGGCTATACAACTGGATGTCACTGATGCCGGTTCCGTAATGAGCGCGCGTGAACAAATCGGGCGAAAAACAGACGTACTGGATATCCTGATCAACAACGCGGGTATTAACGGAATTGAGTTTGAAGGCGATAAACCGTTGATGCACACCGCTCTTGGTACCGGCATAGCGAAATACAAAGAAGTCTATGAAGTAAATGTTTTTGGTGTTATCCGTACCACGCAAGCCTTTATAGACTTGTTGCAGAAATCCCCGGAACCCCGTATCGTGAATGTAAGTTCCAGCCAGGGATCTCTCACTTTGCACAGCGATCCTTCCTACAAATACTACCACGCAAAAGGAGCCGTTTATCAATCTTCCAAGTCGGCCCTCAATATGTATACGATTGCGCTGGCTTTTGAATTACGCGATACGAATTTTAAAGTAAATGCAGTAAGCCCGCCATCAACCGCTACCGATTTCAATCACCACCTGGGAACCAGCAGTGTGGAAGTTGGGGCCGAACACATTCTTCGATACGCAATCATGGATAACGATGGCCCGACAGGACGGTTTTTCTGCCTGGATAACAATCCGGAAAGTGGCGAAATTCCATGGTAAAACAAGCGGAATTTTATACATTCATGCAATGAAAAAGGACGCACATATTCCTTACAATTACGATTCATTGTCAGACTTACATCGGTTGCTGGGGTTGCCAAAACCCTTGCACCCTTTGATCAGTTTGATAAAAAATACCGGCAACCGGTTGGCTATAACCAATCTGCCTGATACGCATACCTCTGTTTTTTACAAACTATCGTTCAAGCAAGCCTTAAAAGGAAAATTGAAATATGGCCGGCAATACTACGATTTCGATGAGGGCGGATTGTTTTTTGTTTCACCGAACCAGGTAACGGCCAGGGCAGAAAATAACGGAGATTATTCGGGATATACGTTGATTGTTCATCCCGATTTCTTTTTAAACTACCCACTTGCAGCGAAGATCAAACAATACGGTTTTTTCGCTTATACGGCCAATGAAGCATTGCACCTGTCTGCTAAAGAAAAAGATACCATCATTTCCATTTTTGAAAATATCGAAGAGGAATTGCAAAGCCGGCTGGACGATTTTACGCAGGATGTGATCATTTCACAGATCGAATCGCTGTTGAATTACAGCAATCGTTTTTACAAACGGCAATTCCTGACCCGGAAATCGGTCCATATCGACCTGCTGCAAAAGATGGAACAATTGCTGGATAATTACTTCAACAACGAAAAAGGATTGGATCAGGGAATTCCGACCGTTCAGTATATAGCCGACCAATTGAATTTATCGCCCAATTATCTGAGCGATATGCTCCGCAGCCTGACCGGACAAAATGCCCAGCAGCATATTCAGAACAGGCTCATTGAAAAAGCCAAGGAAGTGCTTTCCACCACTCAATTATCCATCGGTGAAATCGCCTTTGGTCTGGGATTTGAACACGCACAATCATTCAGCCGCCTGTTTAAAAGCAAAACCAAACAAACTCCGCTGGAATTCAGGCAATCGTTTAACTGAAAAGTGGGTTTTTGAATCTGATCGGGGGAAATCAATCAACGGTTTCAAAAAAATACCGAATTTTACGCGCGCAATGATAAACGGAATTTTGAATCGTTTTTCAGCGTAACCTCATTCATAACATTCAATAATAACCCATTATGGTAATCAGAAAATCATACTTCAAAAATGAAAAACAGGACCGCGATTATTTTGAAAATTGGGTCAGTCAACTGGAAAAAGAGAATAACAGGAAGTATGAGCGTTACGAAATCGAAACATCATTGGGAAAAACGCATGTTTGGGGACTTCACACCAAAGAGGAACAGTTAGATACGCTGGTTATTTTTCCGGGTGCAAGAACCACATCCTTAATCTGGGATTTTGATAAGGGATTGGATAATCTCCACCATAAAATGCGCGTATTTATGGTTGAAACAAACGGACTGCCGAATTTAAGTAAAGGAGATACGCCCGATATTAAAGGCCTGGATTATGGAGTTTGGGCTTCGGAAGTCTTTGAAAAACTCCACATTGAAAAAGCATTTATAGCAGGAGCATCATTCGGCGGATTGGTTTGTATGAAACTGGGAATTGTTCATCCGGAGAAGGTGCATGCTGCGTTTTTGTTGAATCCGGGTTGCTTACAGCCTTTTTCTCTGACACTGAAAAATCTTTATTTCAACCTGCTGCCCATTATTAAACCCAGTAAAAAGAATGTGGCCAGATTCCTGGATAAAGCAGTCTTTTCAAAACCGAATCACCAATTATCGGAATTCTCAGAAAATATGCTGATCGATTATGAAGTTTTTGCGATAAGCCGTTACAAGGATAAAACGCAAAAACCGTATTACATGAACGAGCAGCTGGAGGAAGTGAAAGTGGACACTTACCTGCTTTTGGGAGATAAAGACTTGTTGTTTCCGTATCAGAAATCGGGAGATAATGCTAAAAGACAGCTGAAAAAACTGAAAGAGACAAAAGTGTATGAAAACGTGGGGCATGGAATTGAAACTTACGATAAAGCGCTCCGGTACATCGGAGAAAAAATCAAACACCTTCGTTCCTTTCAAAAAGCTGATAACGGGAATAACTAAGAGTTGTCATGTGTGAAAACGCTGCGAATATTACGTTTTGTACCTGCGAAGTGGAGCCGGAAACGATCCACAACAAAAACTCCCGCAGAAACAGGGGAAATAATGCCACTGAGCAGAGAAGTTACCGCTGGACTTTAAACAAAATCACCGGCTTGTCTGAGCAAACCATGGACGGCTTGCTGATGGAACCGGATCAGGCATTTAACCGGGAACTCACGGATGAAACTATTTTGACGGAACTGAACGATCGGAATTGCTTCGATTTTGAATACGAACCGAATGAAGGGGATAGCCTGACGCTTTCCGAAAAGCATTCAGGCAGGTTCATGTCGTTTTTGTTTGAGAACGGTAAATGGCGAATCGGCAGCCCGAACCCGTTTACGCATCGGATTACAACGGTTAATTCAGGAAGCGTTCGGTTTGAAAAATAATGAGAATGGATACAATCAGAGATATCACGATCAAAAGAACCGATTCAGACAATCCCGATTTCCGGCTGCTGGTTTCGGAACTGGACCGTTATTTGGCAATCCGCAACGGAGAAATGAATGATTTCTTTGCATCCTTCAACAAAGTGGATCAGATCAAACACGTGGTGCTCGCTTATGAAAACAATACCGTTGTGGGATGCGGGGCCATGAAAGAGTATGCTCCGGATTCGATGGAAATAAAACGCATGTTTGTGCCCCTGGAACAACGCGGAAAAGGAATTGCTTCGGCAGTTCTGAAGGAATTGGAAAGTTGGGCAAAAGAATTGGAATACCGAAAATGTATCCTCGAAACGGGCAATGATATGAAAGAAGCAATAGCTTTGTATCAGAAATGCAAATACAGCGTTATTCCCAACTACGGACAATATGCATCTGTGGCCGATAGTGTCTGTTTTGAAAAAAGAATAGAAAGATGATGTTGCTGGAACACCATACGCATGAATTGTTCGGGAAAATGCTCTTTCAGAAGGTAGTGGTAAAACCTCCTTTTGAATTCCCGTTTCCTGTTACTGATAATGCCTGCTTTCTGTACATGCAGCAAGGGAATATGCAGTATTCGTTTGACAATGAAGCGAAAGAATTTCCTGCAAAACATTCCCTGTTGTTAAATTGCGTCACTACCGACAAACAAATAAGCAACTCCGAAACAACCGATCCGGTAGAAATTGTGATTATCCATTTTCATCCTTCCATCCTGAAGAAAATCTACGATAAAGAATTACCGGAATTGCTCCTGAAACCCCAAAATATCATTTCCAATCAATCCATTGAACAGATAAACAATGATTTCCTGATCCAAAAATACATCGAGGGATTGATGTTCTATTTTGAGAATCCGTCCATATTCCAGGAAGATATCCTCATCCTGAAACTGAAGGAAATCATATTGCTGCTATCTCTCACACCGAATGCAGAAAAAATCCGCATCATTCTTTCCCAGCTTTTCTCCCGGGCTGCATATTCCTTCAAACAGGTCGTTGAAGCGCATTTGTTTTCACAATTAACCATCGAGGAACTGGCGCAGCATACGAACCTGAGTGTCTCGTCCTTCAAACGCGAGTTTGCAAAGTGGTATAACGACACTCCGGCCAGTTATATCAAAACCAAAAAACTGGAAAGGGCTGCCGAATTGCTTTTAAAATCTGATCTGCGTATAACAGAGATCGCTTTTGACTGTGGATTCAACGATGTGGCTAATTTCTCCAAAAGCTTCACGGACCAATTCGGATACTCACCGAGCAACTTCCGCCTGACGCAAAAAAACGCTTAAGCGATTAGTTGGTTCCCGTTTTTTAGCTTTTCTTCCTCTTTTTGACCGCCAATTCATCCCATATGGCTGTTTGAACCGAATTGCCAATTTTTTGAACGAATTCACAAAATAGATTGTGTTTTTCCGCGACACCTTTGCCGAGTCAATAATGGCAAAGTATCATTAAATCTTAAACATGGCGGGATTAAAAAAAGTGTTCGCAGGATCACTATTCGTGATGGGAATAATGTCGCTAACAAATCAATCAGTTATTATGAGACAGGCAAAAGTAAAAGAACAACAGGCGGCTCCGGTTTTTACAACAACCGATGTGAACGGCAAAACCATGAGTCTTGCAGATTTGAAAGGGAAGAAAGTGCTGCTGACATTCTACCGGAACGTAGGATGTCCGATTTGTAACCTGCGTTTTCATGAAATTCAGGAACAAGCGGCCTACTTCAAATCGAGAAACCTGGTAGTGCTGGCTGTTTACGAAAGTTCGGCAGAGAATATGAAAACCTATCTGGACGGAGAAAATCCGTATGCAGTGCTGATCCCGAATCCGGATCAAAGCCTGTATAAATTGTATGACATTGAAAGAAGTACCGGGAAAGTGTTCAAATCGTTGTTTCACGGAGCAATCGGCAAGGCAAAAGAAGGAAAGAAGTTATACAAAACCCCGATGAAACAGGATGGAAATGCGAATACGATCGGTGGAGATTTCCTGATCGATGAGAACGGAACGGTCAAAAAAGCTTATTACGGAAAGTACATCGGTGATCATTTACCGCTTGAACAAATCAAAGCATTCTTAAATTAATTGTTTCCGGATTCAGTTGTTTTTCAGATGCATAAACGCGCTCCGATCCGCATGTACGTGAGAGAAAAAGATGAGTCGCATGTCATCTGCGCAATCAGCGCCATCTGCGTGAAAAATTAATTGATCAATACCCGGAAGTACTTTAAACTAATTCATACATCAATCAAAAATCATAAAAAAATGGGATTAACAGGTTTAGGCATTTTTCATACCGTTATCGGTGTTATTGCCATCGTTGCAGCGATCGTGTCTTTCATCCGGTTCGGTAAAATCGATCTGAAACACCTCACCGGCAAAATCTATTTCTACTTCACAGCAATTACTTCTTTAACAGCATTGGGAATTTCCAAAATGGGTGGCTTCAATCCGGGACACATCCTTTCATTGGTCATCCTGCTTTTGATAGGTACTGCTTATTTATTGTCACTCAAGAAACCGGGAAAAAACGGTTCCAGGTACGTGGAGAATTTCCTGCTTTCGTTTAGCTTTTTCCTGTCCATGCTTCCTACCGTGAACGAAACCCTGACACGAATTCCGGTTGGACATCCCCTGGCCAAAGACATCACAGATCCGTTGATCGGTAAAACGCTGTTTGTGATTTTACTGCTCTTTATCGGTGGTTCCGTTTACCAGGTTTTCAAACAAAGGTCGGTCAACAGAAGTTAAAGACTAGTAAAAAACGGTATTTTGGAAAGCCATGCGCAAATCATTGTGCATGGCTTTATTTGATTAAATTAGTTGGTCATATGCTGGACGGGATTTACTATAACGGGGTGAAATTTTTTCGGTTCTATAAAGACGGAACATTACTGGACTGCCTGATAAAAGGAGAAGGAGACAGGAAACAGGTTGCCGGTTGGCTGAAGAAAGAAAACGTGATAAGCGGAGTCATCAAGGGACGATACACCAGTCGTAACGGGATTATCAGTTTTAGCACACCGGACCGTTTCGGCGACGGAAGAATGATTAATTATACCGGTAAGGCAAACGGTGGAAAGGAAATTCTCTTGACCAGT
The window above is part of the Fluviicola sp. genome. Proteins encoded here:
- a CDS encoding alpha/beta hydrolase, whose translation is MVIRKSYFKNEKQDRDYFENWVSQLEKENNRKYERYEIETSLGKTHVWGLHTKEEQLDTLVIFPGARTTSLIWDFDKGLDNLHHKMRVFMVETNGLPNLSKGDTPDIKGLDYGVWASEVFEKLHIEKAFIAGASFGGLVCMKLGIVHPEKVHAAFLLNPGCLQPFSLTLKNLYFNLLPIIKPSKKNVARFLDKAVFSKPNHQLSEFSENMLIDYEVFAISRYKDKTQKPYYMNEQLEEVKVDTYLLLGDKDLLFPYQKSGDNAKRQLKKLKETKVYENVGHGIETYDKALRYIGEKIKHLRSFQKADNGNN
- a CDS encoding AraC family transcriptional regulator, yielding MMLLEHHTHELFGKMLFQKVVVKPPFEFPFPVTDNACFLYMQQGNMQYSFDNEAKEFPAKHSLLLNCVTTDKQISNSETTDPVEIVIIHFHPSILKKIYDKELPELLLKPQNIISNQSIEQINNDFLIQKYIEGLMFYFENPSIFQEDILILKLKEIILLLSLTPNAEKIRIILSQLFSRAAYSFKQVVEAHLFSQLTIEELAQHTNLSVSSFKREFAKWYNDTPASYIKTKKLERAAELLLKSDLRITEIAFDCGFNDVANFSKSFTDQFGYSPSNFRLTQKNA
- a CDS encoding GNAT family N-acetyltransferase, whose amino-acid sequence is MDTIRDITIKRTDSDNPDFRLLVSELDRYLAIRNGEMNDFFASFNKVDQIKHVVLAYENNTVVGCGAMKEYAPDSMEIKRMFVPLEQRGKGIASAVLKELESWAKELEYRKCILETGNDMKEAIALYQKCKYSVIPNYGQYASVADSVCFEKRIER
- a CDS encoding SDR family oxidoreductase, which translates into the protein MKKVLITGANKGIGFEMARQLARKGYYIYMGTRDLKNGSEAVKKLQEEGINSVEAIQLDVTDAGSVMSAREQIGRKTDVLDILINNAGINGIEFEGDKPLMHTALGTGIAKYKEVYEVNVFGVIRTTQAFIDLLQKSPEPRIVNVSSSQGSLTLHSDPSYKYYHAKGAVYQSSKSALNMYTIALAFELRDTNFKVNAVSPPSTATDFNHHLGTSSVEVGAEHILRYAIMDNDGPTGRFFCLDNNPESGEIPW
- a CDS encoding redoxin domain-containing protein, with the protein product MRQAKVKEQQAAPVFTTTDVNGKTMSLADLKGKKVLLTFYRNVGCPICNLRFHEIQEQAAYFKSRNLVVLAVYESSAENMKTYLDGENPYAVLIPNPDQSLYKLYDIERSTGKVFKSLFHGAIGKAKEGKKLYKTPMKQDGNANTIGGDFLIDENGTVKKAYYGKYIGDHLPLEQIKAFLN
- a CDS encoding AraC family transcriptional regulator, giving the protein MARQDGFSAWITIRKVAKFHGKTSGILYIHAMKKDAHIPYNYDSLSDLHRLLGLPKPLHPLISLIKNTGNRLAITNLPDTHTSVFYKLSFKQALKGKLKYGRQYYDFDEGGLFFVSPNQVTARAENNGDYSGYTLIVHPDFFLNYPLAAKIKQYGFFAYTANEALHLSAKEKDTIISIFENIEEELQSRLDDFTQDVIISQIESLLNYSNRFYKRQFLTRKSVHIDLLQKMEQLLDNYFNNEKGLDQGIPTVQYIADQLNLSPNYLSDMLRSLTGQNAQQHIQNRLIEKAKEVLSTTQLSIGEIAFGLGFEHAQSFSRLFKSKTKQTPLEFRQSFN